A single region of the Salvelinus sp. IW2-2015 linkage group LG20, ASM291031v2, whole genome shotgun sequence genome encodes:
- the tmem98 gene encoding transmembrane protein 98 isoform X2, translating into METVVIVAIGVLATIFLASFIALVVVCRHRYCHPHHLLHHFNSKTSLLPHRPNVDLIGAMETQSEPSELELDDVVITNPHIEAILENEDWIEDASGLVSHCISILKICHTLTEKLVAMTMGSGAKVKAPASLSDIITVAKRISPRVDDVVRSMYPPLNPILLDARATALLLSVSHLVLVTRNACHMSGSMDWIDQSLHAAEDHMVVLREAALASEPERSLPGIDMQREQAI; encoded by the exons ATGGAGACGGTGGTGATCGTGGCCATTGGGGTGCTGGCCACCATCTTCCTRGCCTCCTTCATTGCCCTGGTGGTGGTGTGTCGACACCGCTACTGCCACCCCCACCACCTGCTGCACCACTTCAACTCCAA AACTTCTCTGCTTCCCCACAGACCCAATGTTGACCTGATCGGTGCCATGGAGACCCAGAGTGAGCCATCTGAGCTGGAGCTGGACGACGTGGTCATCACCAACCCTCACATCGAGGCCATCCTGGAGAACGAGGACTGGATCGAGGACGCCTC TGGATTGGTTTCCCATTGTATCTCCATCTTAAAG ATCTGCCACACCCTGACTGAAAAGCTGGTTGCCATGACAATGGGCTCAGGCGCTAAGGTGAAAGCCCCAGCCAGCCTCAGTGACATCATCACTGTSGCTAAACGCATCAGTCCGAG GGTGGATGACGTTGTGCGATCTATGTACCCTCCACTGAACCCCATACTCCTGGATGCCAG GGCAACCGCCCTCCTCCTGTCAGTCAGTCACCTGGTGCTGGTGACACGCAACGCCTGTCACATGTCTGGCAGCATGGACTGGATCGACCAATCCCTGCACGCCGCTGAGGATCACATGGTGGTGCTGCGGGAGGCGGCGCTAGCGTCYGAACCGGAACGGAGTCTACCTGGAATAGACATGCAGAGAGAGCAGGCCatctag
- the tmem98 gene encoding transmembrane protein 98 isoform X1, giving the protein METVVIVAIGVLATIFLASFIALVVVCRHRYCHPHHLLHHFNSKSNGLTCWFEAISLWIEQSDFTALRPNVDLIGAMETQSEPSELELDDVVITNPHIEAILENEDWIEDASGLVSHCISILKICHTLTEKLVAMTMGSGAKVKAPASLSDIITVAKRISPRVDDVVRSMYPPLNPILLDARATALLLSVSHLVLVTRNACHMSGSMDWIDQSLHAAEDHMVVLREAALASEPERSLPGIDMQREQAI; this is encoded by the exons ATGGAGACGGTGGTGATCGTGGCCATTGGGGTGCTGGCCACCATCTTCCTRGCCTCCTTCATTGCCCTGGTGGTGGTGTGTCGACACCGCTACTGCCACCCCCACCACCTGCTGCACCACTTCAACTCCAA GTCCAATGGACTGACCTGCTGGTTTGAAGCTATAAGTCTATGGATTGAACAGAGCGACTTCACAGCACTAAG ACCCAATGTTGACCTGATCGGTGCCATGGAGACCCAGAGTGAGCCATCTGAGCTGGAGCTGGACGACGTGGTCATCACCAACCCTCACATCGAGGCCATCCTGGAGAACGAGGACTGGATCGAGGACGCCTC TGGATTGGTTTCCCATTGTATCTCCATCTTAAAG ATCTGCCACACCCTGACTGAAAAGCTGGTTGCCATGACAATGGGCTCAGGCGCTAAGGTGAAAGCCCCAGCCAGCCTCAGTGACATCATCACTGTSGCTAAACGCATCAGTCCGAG GGTGGATGACGTTGTGCGATCTATGTACCCTCCACTGAACCCCATACTCCTGGATGCCAG GGCAACCGCCCTCCTCCTGTCAGTCAGTCACCTGGTGCTGGTGACACGCAACGCCTGTCACATGTCTGGCAGCATGGACTGGATCGACCAATCCCTGCACGCCGCTGAGGATCACATGGTGGTGCTGCGGGAGGCGGCGCTAGCGTCYGAACCGGAACGGAGTCTACCTGGAATAGACATGCAGAGAGAGCAGGCCatctag
- the tmem98 gene encoding transmembrane protein 98 isoform X3, translated as METVVIVAIGVLATIFLASFIALVVVCRHRYCHPHHLLHHFNSKPNVDLIGAMETQSEPSELELDDVVITNPHIEAILENEDWIEDASGLVSHCISILKICHTLTEKLVAMTMGSGAKVKAPASLSDIITVAKRISPRVDDVVRSMYPPLNPILLDARATALLLSVSHLVLVTRNACHMSGSMDWIDQSLHAAEDHMVVLREAALASEPERSLPGIDMQREQAI; from the exons ATGGAGACGGTGGTGATCGTGGCCATTGGGGTGCTGGCCACCATCTTCCTRGCCTCCTTCATTGCCCTGGTGGTGGTGTGTCGACACCGCTACTGCCACCCCCACCACCTGCTGCACCACTTCAACTCCAA ACCCAATGTTGACCTGATCGGTGCCATGGAGACCCAGAGTGAGCCATCTGAGCTGGAGCTGGACGACGTGGTCATCACCAACCCTCACATCGAGGCCATCCTGGAGAACGAGGACTGGATCGAGGACGCCTC TGGATTGGTTTCCCATTGTATCTCCATCTTAAAG ATCTGCCACACCCTGACTGAAAAGCTGGTTGCCATGACAATGGGCTCAGGCGCTAAGGTGAAAGCCCCAGCCAGCCTCAGTGACATCATCACTGTSGCTAAACGCATCAGTCCGAG GGTGGATGACGTTGTGCGATCTATGTACCCTCCACTGAACCCCATACTCCTGGATGCCAG GGCAACCGCCCTCCTCCTGTCAGTCAGTCACCTGGTGCTGGTGACACGCAACGCCTGTCACATGTCTGGCAGCATGGACTGGATCGACCAATCCCTGCACGCCGCTGAGGATCACATGGTGGTGCTGCGGGAGGCGGCGCTAGCGTCYGAACCGGAACGGAGTCTACCTGGAATAGACATGCAGAGAGAGCAGGCCatctag